A DNA window from Carnobacterium funditum DSM 5970 contains the following coding sequences:
- a CDS encoding HAD-IC family P-type ATPase — protein MIKLVNEAEEQKSPTQLFTDKFEAEFVPSVLILAFSLNFAFLFLNESFSESFYRTMAVLVAASPCALAISTPSAVLSGVARASQSGVLIKGGRLLENLEELTALAFDKKGTLTEGLPKLTKAIPYKNTTKEELSTASFAVERLSDHPLAAAIDKGV, from the coding sequence TTGATTAAATTAGTCAATGAAGCAGAAGAACAAAAATCACCAACTCAACTTTTCACAGATAAGTTTGAAGCGGAGTTTGTTCCTTCCGTTTTAATTTTAGCCTTTTCACTCAACTTTGCTTTCTTATTTTTAAATGAATCCTTTAGTGAAAGCTTTTATCGTACGATGGCTGTTCTTGTAGCAGCAAGTCCTTGTGCATTAGCTATCTCTACACCGAGTGCTGTTCTAAGCGGCGTAGCTCGAGCTTCGCAAAGTGGTGTACTCATTAAAGGAGGTAGGCTGCTAGAAAACTTAGAAGAATTAACTGCATTAGCTTTTGATAAAAAAGGAACTCTTACAGAAGGTCTGCCAAAACTGACTAAAGCTATTCCCTACAAAAATACAACTAAAGAGGAATTGTCGACAGCATCTTTTGCAGTTGAACGATTAAGCGATCATCCTTTAGCTGCTGCAATTGACAAAGGAGTATAA
- a CDS encoding zinc-binding dehydrogenase, with product MKAIQVTGYGDVNKLELVTQAIPEPKENEVLIKVKACAINNTEIWMREGAYGKGSKSGWRPEGVQFPRTPGSDIAGTIVKLGEAVDKSILGKDVVLFPFTSSGEAGFEHISEDMSFIGSEYDGGYAEYVVWPAHLCFDMPLSDYTKSAVFTVSGLTAWHMIEQIQAQPRETIMVTGANGGVGSLNVQIASKVFGAKVIAIVGDLGLEEQMKELGATHVLSYKSDTLAEEIIKVNGGPIDSVLDVVGDALFSTSLQVLKKGGKLCISGSAGGQKTELDFRTLYLKHITLYGSVLGTRQEFKRMLQAISEGKIKPVIDRTFPLEKAREAQIYFKKAGKLGKVVLIPEE from the coding sequence ATGAAAGCTATACAAGTAACGGGATACGGTGATGTAAATAAGTTAGAATTAGTTACACAAGCTATTCCAGAGCCTAAAGAAAATGAAGTCTTGATTAAAGTAAAAGCTTGTGCAATAAACAATACAGAGATTTGGATGAGAGAAGGAGCTTACGGTAAGGGTTCAAAATCGGGATGGCGACCTGAAGGAGTTCAATTTCCTCGCACACCAGGGTCTGATATAGCAGGTACTATAGTAAAGTTAGGTGAGGCTGTAGATAAAAGTATACTAGGAAAAGATGTTGTTCTTTTCCCATTCACCTCAAGTGGAGAAGCCGGATTCGAACATATTTCAGAAGATATGTCTTTTATAGGCTCTGAATATGATGGTGGCTATGCGGAATATGTAGTGTGGCCTGCTCATCTCTGTTTTGATATGCCCCTTTCTGACTATACAAAGAGTGCTGTGTTTACAGTTAGCGGGTTGACTGCATGGCATATGATAGAACAAATTCAAGCGCAGCCTAGAGAAACCATAATGGTAACTGGTGCAAATGGTGGCGTTGGATCTTTAAATGTACAAATCGCCTCAAAAGTATTTGGTGCTAAAGTAATTGCGATTGTTGGCGACTTAGGGTTGGAAGAACAAATGAAGGAACTAGGAGCAACACATGTCTTATCTTATAAATCAGATACCCTTGCTGAAGAAATAATTAAAGTGAATGGTGGTCCGATTGATTCCGTATTAGATGTTGTTGGAGATGCTTTGTTCTCAACTTCTCTTCAGGTATTGAAAAAAGGAGGGAAACTCTGTATATCTGGATCTGCTGGTGGTCAGAAAACAGAGTTAGATTTTAGAACATTGTATTTAAAACATATTACACTTTATGGCTCTGTATTGGGTACGAGACAAGAGTTTAAACGTATGCTTCAAGCTATTTCTGAAGGGAAAATCAAACCAGTAATTGATCGTACTTTTCCTTTAGAAAAAGCAAGAGAAGCTCAAATTTACTTTAAAAAAGCAGGTAAACTTGGCAAGGTTGTCTTAATTCCTGAAGAATAA
- a CDS encoding YibE/F family protein — translation MNVLVFLMIILFILMKLIGGEKGVRSFTALFLNFCVLFVTVFFMTVQTFNPIFITLIASIIISCINLFYINRINLKSITAFVATLITLLLLIALIFIIVERAMLQGFGIEEIEDLTSFTLYVGVDFVAIAICTIIMGAIGAITDTAISISSAMNEIYIRNPLLNRYDLFKSGMNVGKDILGTTTNTLFFAFIGGYLALILWFKDLAYTFGEVINSKVFSSEIVSIFCIGTGAILIIPITAWLAAYLLTKYKDKVPAN, via the coding sequence ATGAACGTATTAGTTTTTTTGATGATCATTTTATTTATATTAATGAAACTCATTGGCGGTGAAAAAGGAGTACGATCATTTACGGCACTATTTTTAAATTTTTGTGTTTTATTTGTCACTGTATTTTTTATGACTGTTCAAACGTTTAATCCTATTTTCATCACATTAATAGCTTCTATAATTATTAGTTGCATCAATCTATTTTATATCAATCGTATTAATCTCAAATCTATTACTGCTTTCGTAGCTACACTCATCACGCTACTTCTTTTAATTGCTCTTATTTTTATAATTGTTGAAAGAGCTATGCTACAAGGATTTGGCATAGAAGAAATAGAAGATCTCACGTCTTTCACATTATACGTAGGGGTAGATTTTGTTGCGATTGCTATTTGCACAATAATCATGGGAGCGATAGGAGCCATCACAGATACTGCCATCTCTATTTCTTCCGCGATGAATGAAATATATATACGTAATCCTTTATTAAATCGCTACGATCTTTTCAAATCTGGTATGAATGTTGGCAAAGATATTTTAGGTACAACTACAAATACCTTGTTTTTTGCATTCATTGGCGGATATTTAGCATTGATATTATGGTTTAAAGATTTAGCGTATACTTTTGGTGAAGTCATTAATTCGAAAGTTTTCAGTTCAGAAATAGTTTCTATATTCTGTATCGGTACGGGTGCAATTCTCATTATACCCATTACCGCTTGGCTCGCAGCTTATCTTTTAACCAAGTATAAAGATAAAGTCCCGGCTAACTAG
- a CDS encoding YibE/F family protein encodes MVFVQNNFQFYDQPIVEITKATLKDKKESVGSPNSKDFLFFQNLVGEIKNGTQKGQVILLENTYSFSGAYDHEYQVGDELFITIQNSDGRNLTGVIDYPKRDTYVLTAAWLFIMTVFIIGKKSGLFSIVSLIINVLVLSLALSHYTNSEGASLLLICSVLVIFFTIASLVLVSGHNEKTYAAILATLMGTFSALLIAYIVMRLTAEKGLRYEEMAFVTRSPQKVFLASILIGSLGAVMDIAITITSSLYELYNKNKQIPLKDLKVSGMAIGKDIMGSMTNVLFFAYVSGSIPMLLLYLKNGAPLNYTLSMNLSLELTRALVGGIGIVLTIPISIYTATYFIHKRRAIK; translated from the coding sequence ATGGTATTTGTACAAAACAACTTTCAATTTTATGATCAACCCATAGTCGAAATAACCAAAGCAACGCTTAAAGATAAAAAAGAATCTGTTGGTTCACCCAACAGTAAAGATTTCTTGTTTTTTCAAAATTTAGTTGGGGAAATTAAAAATGGCACGCAAAAAGGGCAAGTCATTTTATTAGAAAACACTTACTCTTTTTCTGGGGCTTATGATCATGAATATCAAGTAGGTGATGAGTTATTTATCACCATTCAAAATAGCGATGGAAGGAATTTAACTGGGGTCATTGACTATCCAAAACGCGATACCTATGTGTTAACAGCCGCGTGGTTATTTATAATGACTGTATTTATTATCGGTAAAAAAAGCGGTTTATTTTCAATTGTCAGTTTAATTATTAATGTCCTCGTTTTGTCGCTCGCATTAAGTCATTATACAAATTCAGAAGGTGCTAGCTTATTACTTATTTGTAGCGTTTTGGTTATTTTTTTCACCATCGCTTCTTTAGTGTTGGTTAGTGGGCATAATGAAAAAACATATGCGGCCATTCTAGCTACTTTGATGGGTACTTTTTCTGCTCTACTTATAGCTTATATCGTGATGAGATTGACGGCTGAAAAAGGACTTCGCTACGAGGAAATGGCTTTCGTAACAAGGTCTCCTCAAAAAGTTTTTTTAGCTAGTATTCTAATTGGTTCTTTAGGAGCGGTAATGGATATTGCTATTACGATCACTTCTTCTCTTTATGAACTCTATAATAAAAACAAGCAAATTCCGCTAAAAGACTTGAAAGTATCTGGTATGGCGATAGGAAAAGATATCATGGGGAGTATGACAAACGTTTTATTTTTTGCGTATGTTAGCGGAAGTATCCCTATGCTTTTGCTCTATTTAAAAAACGGTGCTCCATTAAATTATACTTTATCTATGAATTTATCTTTAGAACTGACTAGGGCACTTGTTGGAGGTATCGGTATTGTATTGACAATTCCAATCAGCATTTACACAGCAACGTATTTTATTCATAAAAGGAGAGCAATCAAATGA
- a CDS encoding haloacid dehalogenase type II, with protein MIKTVLFDMNETLLDLSVLKEKFGKHFEDKYVLNYWFAKLLHSSTVIGGMDEYTDFGKLSEAALESVFLESGKELTDEIKTDILGSFRNLPAYDDVPAALKLLRDNDIKVISVTNSSYKMVKEQLIHSGLIDLFDSYYSVESVQKYKPFKDIYHYVMNEENIHADETVMVATHDWDLFGAKKVGLVTAYIKRKEDQYNPYYLKPDMSNRNLVDLVGEIIKINQ; from the coding sequence ATGATAAAAACGGTATTATTCGATATGAACGAAACACTGCTAGATTTGAGCGTATTAAAAGAAAAATTTGGGAAACATTTTGAGGATAAATATGTGCTTAATTATTGGTTTGCCAAGTTGCTTCACTCCTCCACTGTCATCGGCGGTATGGATGAATACACTGATTTTGGAAAACTTTCAGAAGCTGCGTTAGAAAGTGTTTTTTTAGAGAGTGGCAAAGAGTTAACAGATGAAATCAAAACGGATATTTTAGGTTCATTTAGAAATTTACCAGCATATGATGATGTCCCTGCAGCGCTTAAATTATTAAGAGACAATGATATAAAAGTCATTTCCGTAACGAATTCTTCTTACAAAATGGTTAAGGAGCAGCTGATTCATTCAGGACTTATTGATTTATTTGATTCGTATTATTCTGTAGAGTCCGTACAAAAATATAAACCATTTAAAGATATCTACCACTATGTAATGAATGAAGAAAACATTCATGCTGATGAAACGGTCATGGTTGCGACTCATGATTGGGATTTATTTGGTGCTAAAAAAGTTGGACTTGTCACAGCTTATATCAAACGTAAAGAAGATCAATACAACCCTTACTATTTGAAACCAGATATGTCAAATAGAAACTTAGTGGATTTAGTTGGGGAGATAATAAAAATTAATCAATAA
- a CDS encoding DUF6544 family protein, whose amino-acid sequence MILSGMLFLMICVSVYLKIPYSPVKKHYWKAIERFTDEYKLSTNKIMKKDLELLPEVLQKYFIKNGYLGIESISSVRFDFEDADFSLGVNKPNIKIDYTVYDFVKEPTRIALIDSEMYGIPFQGIDTSRDGKGFMKGVLAKHITLFHEDFNVIDSAYLAECLMHPSLALQHNITYKQIDDYTVEATIRKNNEETRGVFYFNGNYEMTSFVVEERFCSDTKTYEKWSALVANYTVINGINKPTKFQGVWNYDSGDLIYFNSNGMKISYQ is encoded by the coding sequence GTGATTTTAAGTGGGATGCTATTTTTAATGATATGCGTTAGTGTGTATTTGAAAATTCCTTATTCACCAGTTAAGAAACACTATTGGAAAGCTATTGAAAGATTTACTGATGAGTATAAGTTGTCAACAAACAAAATCATGAAGAAAGATTTAGAACTATTACCAGAAGTTTTACAGAAATATTTTATTAAAAACGGTTACTTGGGAATAGAAAGCATAAGCAGCGTACGATTTGATTTCGAAGATGCAGACTTTTCTTTGGGAGTGAATAAACCTAATATAAAAATCGATTACACGGTATATGATTTTGTAAAAGAACCTACCAGAATAGCTTTAATAGATTCAGAAATGTATGGTATACCATTCCAAGGAATTGATACCAGTAGAGATGGGAAGGGATTTATGAAAGGCGTGCTTGCGAAACATATCACATTATTTCATGAAGACTTTAATGTTATTGACTCTGCCTATTTAGCGGAGTGTCTTATGCATCCAAGTTTAGCGCTCCAGCATAATATTACTTATAAACAGATAGATGATTATACTGTAGAAGCAACAATAAGAAAAAATAATGAAGAAACTAGAGGTGTGTTTTATTTTAATGGAAATTATGAAATGACTAGCTTTGTAGTGGAGGAAAGATTTTGTTCAGATACAAAAACTTATGAAAAATGGTCTGCACTAGTAGCTAATTATACGGTAATCAATGGAATAAACAAACCAACAAAATTTCAAGGTGTATGGAACTATGATAGTGGAGATTTAATTTATTTTAATAGTAACGGTATGAAGATTTCTTACCAGTAA
- a CDS encoding VOC family protein produces the protein MLHHIELYVSDLKRSTDFWGWYLEELGYHSFQKWENGQSWKLGETYIVFVQVEESFLDIPYHRCRVGLNHLAFHANSRQHVDDIAGKLESKGIPILYTKNHPFAGGVDHYAVYFEDPDRIKVELVAP, from the coding sequence TTGCTTCATCATATTGAACTATATGTTTCTGATTTAAAAAGGTCAACTGATTTTTGGGGTTGGTATCTTGAGGAATTAGGCTATCATTCTTTTCAAAAATGGGAGAACGGTCAAAGTTGGAAATTAGGTGAAACGTATATTGTTTTTGTTCAAGTAGAGGAAAGTTTTCTCGATATTCCTTATCATAGATGTCGAGTAGGATTAAATCATTTAGCATTCCACGCTAACTCACGCCAACATGTGGATGATATAGCTGGAAAGTTAGAAAGTAAAGGGATCCCTATACTTTATACGAAAAATCACCCATTTGCTGGAGGAGTGGATCATTATGCGGTTTACTTTGAAGACCCAGATAGAATAAAGGTCGAACTTGTCGCACCCTAA
- a CDS encoding multicopper oxidase family protein: protein MKRNGIWYLAIGLSLIALIGYGSYLFVAREGSFEEGIMDIKAPSLSGNQGENGNKLPIPPLLEDKNPEEGKAEFDLNVQYGETEFFEGKKTDTLGYNGDYLGPIIKVNKGDEVKINVKNTLDEPTTVHWHGLEVPAEMDGGPHQVVDSRSTWTPQFTIDQPASTLLYHPHLLDKTGEQVYKGLAGLFYIEDEKSKNLNIPKEHGVNDIPLVIQDKRFTKDGDIPYELDMRDTMNGFFGDTILINGAISPELDVKNEIVRLRILNGSNARSYDFNFSDDATFHQIASDGGFLAESVEMTNVALAPAERAEILVDFSDYKVGDKVTFRDAENNLMTINIVEESTKKAEIPKDLVEIPKYDKDEVVRSRAFVMSSTGPMVTINGKQMDMNRIDEEVKLNELEEWIVTNQSSGGMGMMSSSPHPFHVHGVQFQIVERNGKTPPLNEQGWKDTVMVKSNEEVKLLVLFKHKGLFMYHCHILEHEDAGMMGQFTVK, encoded by the coding sequence ATGAAAAGAAATGGAATATGGTATCTGGCTATAGGGTTATCTTTAATCGCATTGATAGGATATGGTAGTTATCTTTTCGTTGCTAGAGAAGGAAGTTTTGAGGAAGGTATTATGGATATAAAAGCACCATCATTATCTGGAAATCAAGGAGAAAATGGCAATAAATTGCCCATTCCACCACTTCTAGAGGACAAGAACCCTGAAGAAGGAAAAGCAGAATTTGATCTAAACGTACAATATGGCGAAACAGAATTTTTTGAAGGGAAGAAAACCGATACTTTGGGATATAATGGAGACTATTTAGGTCCGATTATAAAAGTCAATAAAGGCGATGAAGTGAAGATAAACGTAAAAAATACACTGGATGAACCGACTACAGTACACTGGCACGGTTTAGAAGTACCAGCAGAAATGGATGGTGGTCCACACCAAGTAGTAGATTCTCGTTCAACTTGGACTCCTCAGTTCACGATAGACCAACCTGCATCCACACTATTGTATCATCCACACTTACTAGATAAGACGGGTGAACAAGTCTATAAAGGACTGGCAGGTCTTTTTTATATCGAAGATGAAAAATCAAAAAATTTAAACATCCCAAAAGAGCATGGCGTAAATGATATTCCTTTAGTGATACAAGATAAACGGTTTACGAAGGATGGAGATATTCCTTATGAATTGGATATGAGAGACACGATGAACGGCTTCTTTGGTGACACTATTCTAATCAACGGAGCGATAAGTCCTGAATTGGATGTAAAAAATGAAATTGTCAGACTAAGAATTTTAAACGGATCAAATGCTAGGTCATATGACTTTAACTTTAGTGACGATGCTACGTTTCATCAAATCGCTTCAGATGGAGGGTTTTTAGCAGAAAGTGTAGAAATGACTAACGTAGCGCTTGCACCAGCCGAAAGAGCTGAAATACTCGTTGATTTTTCTGACTACAAGGTTGGAGATAAAGTAACTTTTAGAGATGCTGAAAATAATCTGATGACTATAAATATAGTAGAAGAGAGCACTAAAAAAGCAGAGATTCCTAAAGACTTAGTAGAGATACCCAAGTACGATAAAGATGAGGTCGTTCGTTCAAGAGCTTTTGTCATGAGCAGTACGGGTCCAATGGTAACGATTAATGGCAAGCAAATGGATATGAACAGAATAGATGAGGAAGTAAAGTTAAATGAATTAGAAGAATGGATCGTAACCAACCAATCATCAGGAGGAATGGGAATGATGTCTTCTTCTCCCCATCCTTTTCATGTACATGGTGTACAATTCCAGATAGTAGAAAGAAACGGGAAGACCCCGCCATTGAATGAACAAGGCTGGAAAGATACAGTGATGGTTAAAAGCAATGAAGAGGTAAAATTGCTCGTCCTTTTTAAACATAAAGGACTATTTATGTACCATTGCCATATACTAGAACATGAAGATGCAGGAATGATGGGACAATTCACAGTTAAATAA